One window of the Octopus sinensis linkage group LG3, ASM634580v1, whole genome shotgun sequence genome contains the following:
- the LOC118762811 gene encoding uncharacterized protein LOC118762811, which produces MLSSGGTRRKQLYKTRGPLTDILAINGLFPEENRREVEQDIANQKYVYWRLKEIKEELMDPKFHRILKRFSTLFRTPENIIFRWFFFCKFTRRSQMDRITKLARLNKNEKLTDGFVSIYEHRSITKYNKNELMEKIAGTERNYGGKDSCLFEKLKRDLKLIHSDEIQVIKDELITELIDLKPALAVELRAIRPLDASKFRTKISIPKLAAEDEDIFTQPYTFGFFWNKSRFHKPLPFHIRKLEPLDIESLP; this is translated from the exons ATGTTGTCTTCAGGAG GTACAAGGCGTAAGCAGCTCTACAAAACTCGTGGCCCTTTAACTGACATCTTGGCCATCAATGGATTATTTCCCGAAGAAAACAGACGTGAAGTTGAACAAGATATCGCCAACCAAAAATATGTCTATTGGAGattgaaagaaatcaaagaagaGTTGATGGATCCCAAATTTCACCGAATTTTGAAGCGTTTCTCAACTCTGTTTCGTACCCCTGAGAATATTATTTTTCGATGGTTCTTTTTCTGCAAATTCACTAGAAGAAGTCAGATGGATCGAATTACTAAGCTTGCAAGGCTTAACAAGAATGAAAAACTAACAGATGGTTTCGTTTCAATCTACGAACATCGATCcattacaaaatataacaaaaatgaacTTATGGAAAAGATTGCGGGAACTGAGAGAAACTACGGCGGCAAGGATAGTTGTTTATTCGAAAAACTCAAACGAGATCTGAAACTTATACATTCGGATGAAATTCAAGTAATTAAAGATGAACTTATAACAGAACTCATAGATCTGAAACCGGCTTTGGCAGTTGAATTACGCGCTATCAGACCGCTTGATGCCAGCAAATTTAGAACAAAaatttctatccctaaattagCTGCTGAAGACGAAGACATTTTTACCCAGCCATATACTTTCGGTTTCTTCTGGAATAAAAGTCGTTTCCATAAACCGCTTCCATTCCACATTAGGAAGTTAGA